The Exiguobacterium mexicanum genome includes a window with the following:
- the pyk gene encoding pyruvate kinase yields the protein MRRTKIVCTIGPASEKRLPEMIEAGMNVARLNFSHGDYEEHGARIRDIREAAKAAGKVVTVLLDTKGPEIRTHTFEDGKALLEKGKEVIIVSTEEIVGTKDRFSVTYEGLYEDVEVGSRIMLDDGLIGLLVVEKLPNRDLRCVIENEGVIKTKKGVNLPNVKVNLPALTDKDIADIEFGISQDIDVIAASFVRRASDVVEIRQLLERNNASHIKIYPKIENQEGVDNIDEILAISDGLMVARGDLGIEIPTEEVTPVQKELIKKCNDLGKPVITATQMLDSMQRNPRPTRAEASDVANAILDGTDAVMLSGETAAGDYPIESVQMQAAIAVRTEQMLDYKNLLKDRQKRSEHTVTDAISQAVAHTAINLNAKAILTPTQSGYTAARTAKYRPEANIIAVTESERVARQLNLVWGVYPIVADTMPNNTDEMLVQASEAARHAGFVTDGDLVVISAGIPAATAGTTNMMKVHIVGHALANGRGIGERGLVGEVVIANNADEANAKAKDGMILVAPFTDKEMMPAIEKAAGIITEDGGLTSHAGIVGPSLRKPVIVGVESATSTFRDGQMISIDPLTGKIYNA from the coding sequence ATGCGTAGAACGAAAATTGTATGTACGATTGGACCAGCTTCAGAGAAACGTCTTCCGGAAATGATTGAAGCCGGTATGAACGTCGCCCGTCTCAACTTCTCACACGGTGACTATGAAGAGCACGGCGCACGTATCCGCGACATCCGCGAAGCAGCAAAAGCTGCCGGCAAAGTCGTGACGGTTCTTCTTGACACGAAAGGTCCTGAAATCCGTACACATACGTTTGAAGACGGAAAAGCACTCCTCGAAAAAGGCAAAGAAGTCATCATCGTCTCGACAGAAGAAATCGTCGGAACGAAAGATCGTTTCTCGGTCACGTACGAAGGTCTCTACGAAGACGTTGAAGTCGGGTCACGCATCATGCTCGATGACGGACTCATCGGTCTCCTTGTCGTTGAGAAGCTCCCGAACCGTGATCTTCGCTGCGTCATCGAAAACGAAGGCGTTATCAAGACGAAGAAAGGTGTCAACTTGCCTAACGTCAAGGTAAACCTTCCTGCCCTTACAGACAAAGACATCGCCGACATCGAGTTCGGGATTTCACAAGACATCGATGTCATCGCGGCATCGTTCGTCCGCCGTGCGTCTGACGTCGTTGAGATTCGTCAACTTCTTGAACGCAACAACGCGTCACACATCAAAATCTATCCGAAAATCGAGAACCAAGAAGGTGTCGACAATATCGACGAAATCTTGGCGATTTCTGACGGTTTGATGGTCGCTCGTGGTGACCTCGGAATCGAGATCCCAACGGAAGAAGTCACACCAGTTCAAAAAGAATTGATCAAGAAGTGTAACGACCTCGGGAAACCGGTCATCACGGCTACACAAATGCTTGATTCAATGCAACGCAACCCGCGTCCAACACGTGCGGAAGCATCTGACGTTGCCAACGCCATCCTCGATGGTACGGATGCGGTCATGCTTTCAGGTGAGACGGCAGCAGGGGACTACCCAATCGAGTCAGTTCAAATGCAAGCAGCAATCGCTGTTCGTACTGAGCAAATGCTCGACTACAAAAACTTGCTCAAAGATCGTCAGAAGCGCAGTGAGCACACGGTCACGGATGCAATCTCACAAGCGGTTGCCCACACGGCAATCAACTTGAACGCAAAAGCGATCTTGACACCGACACAATCAGGTTACACGGCTGCTCGTACAGCGAAGTATCGTCCAGAGGCGAACATCATCGCGGTCACAGAGTCAGAGCGTGTGGCACGTCAATTGAACCTCGTTTGGGGCGTGTACCCGATCGTCGCTGACACGATGCCGAACAACACGGATGAGATGTTGGTACAAGCTTCAGAAGCGGCTCGTCACGCTGGATTCGTCACAGATGGTGACCTCGTCGTCATCTCGGCAGGTATCCCGGCTGCGACTGCGGGTACGACAAACATGATGAAAGTTCATATCGTCGGTCACGCCCTCGCAAACGGACGCGGGATCGGTGAGCGCGGTCTCGTCGGTGAAGTCGTCATTGCGAACAATGCAGACGAAGCGAATGCGAAAGCGAAAGACGGCATGATCCTCGTCGCACCATTCACAGATAAAGAAATGATGCCAGCGATTGAAAAAGCGGCTGGAATCATCACTGAAGACGGCGGATTGACGAGCCATGCTGGTATCGTCGGGCCATCACTCCGTAAACCGGTCATCGTCGGTGTCGAATCAGCGACATCAACGTTCCGTGACGGACAGATGATTTCAATCGACCCACTTACTGGTAAAATCTACAACGCGTAA
- a CDS encoding DUF441 domain-containing protein: MSAYLFLLLLVLIGVISHNQSVIIASSVLLIIKAVGFGDQLFPTLASKGIHWGVTIITIAVLVPIATGDIGFRELWNSIKGPVGIIAFGSGIFVALAAAQGVQLMRIEPVVTTALLAGTILAVGFMKGVPVGPLIGAGIAALILGGFSLLEKWF, translated from the coding sequence ATGAGTGCGTATTTATTCTTATTGCTGCTCGTGTTGATCGGGGTTATCTCCCATAACCAGTCGGTCATCATCGCCAGCAGCGTCCTATTGATTATTAAAGCCGTTGGGTTCGGTGATCAATTGTTTCCGACGCTCGCCTCAAAAGGCATCCATTGGGGCGTGACGATTATCACGATTGCCGTGCTCGTCCCGATTGCGACCGGTGACATCGGGTTTAGGGAATTGTGGAATAGTATTAAAGGGCCGGTCGGCATCATCGCTTTCGGCTCAGGAATCTTCGTCGCGCTCGCCGCGGCCCAGGGCGTTCAACTGATGCGAATCGAACCAGTCGTGACGACGGCACTCCTCGCCGGTACCATCCTAGCCGTCGGTTTCATGAAAGGCGTGCCGGTTGGACCGCTGATTGGAGCCGGGATCGCCGCTTTGATTTTAGGTGGATTTAGCCTGTTAGAAAAATGGTTCTGA
- the citZ gene encoding citrate synthase, with protein sequence MSTTKGLEGIVAAASKVSSIIDGQLTYGGYTIDDLADHATFEEVVFLLWNDRLPKADELTELSEALVKEAKLPEEVIATLERAPKSANAMATIRTALSQLALYDEEAEDMSTEANMRKAIRLQAQIATIVTAFARLRKGEQPVAPKPGLSYAANFLYMLNGEEPSEVAEKTIDKALILHADHELNASTFTARVCVATLSDIYSGVTAAMGALKGPLHGGANEAVMKMLHEIGSVDKVEDYVRGKFERREKIMGFGHRVYKDGDPRAKHLKEMSRQLTAQIGEPEWYEMSEKIDHLVETEKGLKPNVDFYSASTYYALGLDEELFTPIFAVSRMSGWIAHILEQYADNRLIRPRAEYVGETNRSYVPVNER encoded by the coding sequence ATGTCAACGACAAAAGGATTAGAAGGAATTGTGGCAGCGGCCTCAAAAGTCAGTTCGATCATCGACGGACAATTGACTTACGGAGGATACACAATCGACGATTTGGCGGACCACGCCACTTTTGAAGAGGTTGTTTTCCTATTATGGAACGACCGTCTTCCAAAAGCAGATGAATTAACTGAGCTCTCTGAAGCGCTCGTGAAAGAAGCCAAATTACCAGAAGAAGTCATCGCGACGCTCGAACGGGCGCCGAAATCGGCCAATGCGATGGCGACGATTCGGACGGCCCTTTCACAGCTCGCGCTTTATGATGAAGAGGCTGAAGATATGAGTACAGAAGCGAACATGCGCAAAGCGATTCGTCTCCAAGCTCAAATTGCGACGATTGTAACGGCGTTCGCTCGTCTTCGTAAAGGCGAACAACCGGTTGCGCCGAAACCTGGCTTGTCGTATGCGGCCAATTTCCTATACATGTTGAACGGAGAAGAACCAAGTGAGGTAGCCGAGAAAACGATTGATAAGGCACTCATCCTTCACGCCGACCATGAATTGAACGCTTCGACGTTCACGGCCCGCGTCTGCGTTGCCACGTTGTCTGATATTTACTCAGGCGTGACGGCAGCGATGGGAGCGCTCAAAGGCCCGCTTCACGGCGGTGCGAATGAGGCGGTCATGAAAATGCTCCACGAGATTGGTTCGGTCGACAAAGTCGAAGACTACGTTCGCGGCAAGTTCGAGCGTCGTGAGAAAATCATGGGCTTCGGTCACCGTGTCTATAAGGACGGCGACCCGCGTGCGAAACATTTGAAAGAGATGAGCCGCCAACTGACGGCCCAAATCGGCGAGCCGGAATGGTACGAGATGTCTGAGAAGATCGATCACCTCGTCGAGACAGAGAAAGGATTGAAGCCGAACGTTGATTTCTATTCAGCATCGACTTATTATGCGCTCGGTCTCGATGAAGAGTTGTTCACACCGATTTTCGCCGTCTCACGCATGTCGGGCTGGATCGCCCACATTCTCGAACAGTATGCGGACAACCGCTTAATTCGTCCGCGCGCCGAGTACGTTGGCGAGACGAACCGGTCATACGTCCCGGTGAATGAGCGTTAA